From Magnolia sinica isolate HGM2019 chromosome 13, MsV1, whole genome shotgun sequence, one genomic window encodes:
- the LOC131224348 gene encoding uncharacterized protein LOC131224348: MSYVGPSSSALASTTRIKVSISPIGEITADNKNQFTSFLGNVVRTHCSIAYKNWRLVLGTIKDNVWSTILAKYDVDDSDNCKSVIIKRANDMWKDWKNRLRGSVLDMYANDGDKKKNCPNGIKLKDWVKFVDFKSTEEAKSRREKGNESRREMKFPHMTGRRGSARTTELIQQKNPDTQITRTELFLATHTRSDGSFPSQELSITMEKNKRNSCQ; encoded by the exons atgtCATATGTAGGGCCTTCTAGTTCTGCCCTAGCAAGCACCACAAGGATAAAAGTTTCAATCAGTCCAATTGGAGAGATTACTGCAGATAATAAAAATCAATTCACCTCATTTCTAGGAAATGTGGTTAGGACTCATTGTTCAATTGCATACAAAAATTGGCGGCTTGTGCTAGGTACCATCAAGGATAATGTTTGGTCAACTATTTTG GCCAAATATGATGTTGACGATAGCGACAATTGTAAAAGTGTCATAATTAAGCGTGCTAATGATATGTGGAAGGACTGGAAGAACCGATTACGAGGAAGTGTCCTAGATATGTATGCTAATGATGGAGACAAAAAGAAAAATTGCCCAAATGGTATCAAGCTAAAAGATTGGGTCAAATTCGTTGATTTCAAATCTACAGAAGAGGCAAAGTCTCGTCGTGAAAAGGGAAATGAATCCAGAAGAGAGATGAAGTTCCCTCACATGACTGGTCGACGGGGGTCTGCTAGGACGACagagttgatt CAACAAAAAAATCCAGATACTCAAATCACGAGAACTGAATTGTTTCTAGCAACTCATACTAGATCCGATGGGTCTTTCCCTTCACAAGAGCTGAGCATcacaatggaaaaaaataaaagaaatagttgCCAATGA